The following proteins are co-located in the Bordetella bronchialis genome:
- a CDS encoding RidA family protein yields MIERIETTGAPLPAGHYSQAIKANGFVFVSGQLPFPPGAQRVMPDGIAAQARQCLENLRAILDAAGTTMEHLVSVQIFIPDVSLWGQVNAVYEAVMGSARPARTVVPTTALHYGALIELNAVAVCP; encoded by the coding sequence ATGATCGAACGTATCGAAACCACGGGCGCGCCGCTGCCCGCGGGCCACTACTCGCAAGCCATCAAGGCCAACGGTTTTGTATTCGTGTCGGGGCAGCTGCCTTTTCCGCCCGGCGCGCAACGCGTCATGCCCGATGGCATCGCCGCCCAGGCCCGGCAGTGCCTGGAGAACCTGCGCGCCATCCTGGATGCCGCGGGCACCACGATGGAGCACCTGGTCAGCGTGCAGATCTTCATTCCCGACGTATCGCTGTGGGGCCAGGTGAATGCCGTGTACGAAGCCGTCATGGGCAGCGCGCGCCCGGCCCGTACGGTCGTGCCGACCACCGCGCTGCACTACGGCGCGCTGATCGAGCTGAATGCGGTCGCGGTCTGCCCTTGA
- a CDS encoding ABC transporter substrate-binding protein → MKTLLAAALGAAMIVCASAPARSATPPEKKALKIGAASTGITYLPAIIAKQLGYFRDEGLDVTIAAFSGGSKALEAMIGGSTDMTAGAYSNTLTMAAKGQKLVTIAAQVVCPGWVFGTSRKNFDKVKSPADLKGMRVGVSAPGSSTHMVVNYILHKAGLKPDDVSIIGVGQAAGAVAAVRAGQIDALIVNDPVATVLVDGGDLKPLAEMRTADGNKQVFGADYPESSIYATRSFVEKNPRTVQAVANAIVRAEHWMAKATPQQVVDTVPAEYVVGDKSLYAKSFENSRRCLSADGMISDAGARTVQDVLAAFDPSIGAAHIDLAATYDNRYVKKAGETVQ, encoded by the coding sequence ATGAAAACCCTGCTGGCGGCCGCCCTGGGCGCCGCCATGATCGTATGCGCGAGCGCGCCGGCGCGATCCGCGACGCCCCCCGAAAAGAAAGCGCTGAAGATAGGCGCGGCCTCCACCGGTATCACGTATCTGCCGGCCATCATCGCGAAGCAATTGGGCTACTTCCGCGACGAAGGCCTGGACGTGACCATCGCGGCCTTCTCCGGCGGCTCCAAGGCGCTGGAGGCCATGATAGGGGGCAGCACCGACATGACGGCCGGCGCCTATTCGAACACGCTGACCATGGCGGCAAAAGGCCAGAAACTGGTCACCATCGCGGCCCAGGTGGTCTGCCCGGGCTGGGTGTTCGGCACATCCCGGAAAAATTTCGACAAGGTCAAATCGCCCGCCGACCTGAAGGGTATGCGCGTGGGCGTCAGCGCGCCGGGTTCCAGCACCCATATGGTGGTCAACTACATCCTGCACAAGGCCGGGTTGAAGCCGGATGACGTATCGATCATAGGCGTGGGCCAGGCCGCCGGTGCCGTGGCGGCCGTGCGCGCCGGGCAGATCGACGCGCTCATCGTCAACGATCCGGTGGCGACCGTGCTGGTGGATGGGGGCGATCTCAAGCCTTTGGCCGAAATGCGCACGGCCGACGGCAACAAGCAGGTCTTCGGCGCCGACTATCCCGAGTCCAGCATCTACGCGACACGGTCCTTCGTGGAGAAGAACCCGCGCACGGTACAGGCCGTCGCCAATGCCATCGTCCGCGCCGAGCACTGGATGGCCAAGGCCACGCCCCAGCAAGTCGTGGACACGGTGCCGGCCGAATACGTGGTCGGCGACAAGAGCCTGTACGCCAAATCCTTCGAGAACAGCCGCCGCTGCCTGTCGGCCGACGGGATGATCAGCGACGCCGGCGCGCGCACCGTGCAGGATGTGCTGGCCGCGTTCGACCCCTCCATCGGCGCCGCCCACATCGATCTGGCGGCCACGTACGACAACCGCTATGTGAAGAAGGCTGGAGAAACGGTGCAATGA
- a CDS encoding ABC transporter ATP-binding protein — MLRSIDPPALGDPSPRAHDRTDAAREALRFDGVTCTFASNEGRGQTYTAVRDVDLAIRDGEFVSVVGPTGCGKSTLLNVAAGLMRPSSGTLSVFGKPLTQGLNKDASYLFQVDALMPWKTAEDNIAAGLIFHGMPKPQALDSARQWLERVGLAGHGKKYPHQMSGGMRKRAGLAQALVLNPRILLMDEPFSALDIQTRHLMEDELLRLWSADRKSVIFVTHDLEEAISLSDRVIVLSAGPGTRPIAEFEIDLERPREVAEIRMTQRFLQLHTEIWEVLRGEVLKSYASARS, encoded by the coding sequence ATGCTGCGCAGTATCGACCCACCCGCGCTCGGGGATCCCTCCCCGCGGGCACACGACCGGACGGACGCGGCGCGGGAAGCGCTGCGGTTCGACGGCGTGACCTGCACCTTCGCCAGCAACGAGGGCCGCGGACAGACCTATACCGCCGTGCGCGATGTCGACCTGGCGATCCGCGATGGCGAATTCGTGTCCGTGGTGGGCCCCACGGGCTGCGGCAAGTCCACGCTGCTGAATGTGGCTGCGGGGCTGATGCGGCCCTCCAGCGGGACCTTGAGCGTCTTCGGCAAGCCCTTGACCCAAGGCCTGAACAAGGATGCCTCGTACCTGTTCCAGGTCGATGCGCTGATGCCGTGGAAGACCGCGGAAGACAACATCGCGGCGGGCCTGATCTTCCATGGCATGCCCAAGCCCCAGGCGCTGGACTCGGCGCGCCAGTGGCTGGAGCGCGTGGGGCTGGCCGGCCACGGCAAGAAGTATCCGCACCAGATGTCCGGCGGCATGCGCAAGCGTGCCGGCCTGGCCCAGGCCCTGGTGCTGAACCCCCGCATCCTGCTGATGGACGAACCGTTCAGCGCCCTGGATATCCAGACCCGCCACCTGATGGAGGACGAGCTGCTGCGCCTGTGGTCGGCCGACCGCAAGTCGGTGATTTTCGTCACGCACGATCTGGAAGAAGCGATATCGCTGTCGGACCGCGTGATCGTGTTGTCCGCGGGGCCGGGCACCCGCCCCATCGCCGAATTCGAGATCGACCTGGAACGGCCGCGCGAAGTCGCGGAAATCCGCATGACACAGCGCTTCCTGCAGCTGCATACCGAAATATGGGAAGTGCTCAGAGGGGAGGTATTGAAAAGCTATGCCAGCGCTCGTTCTTGA
- a CDS encoding ABC transporter permease, translating to MPALVLDPRNRLLVLVTRLLLLAGAVFLWWLGTSQQWLSTFFFGDPVGVAVRIVTWFTSGSIFIHLYTTLIETLLAFVIGTVLGLACGLWLALNPFLAVVTDPFIKAFNSMPRLIFAPIFALWFGLGIWSKIALGVTLVFFVVFFNVFQGVREVSPAVLSNTRMLGASSRQLMRHVYMPSAMSWVFSSLHNAVGIAFVGSVVGEYLGSEKGVGYLILLAEGVFDINSVIAGILLLTVFALVLDTAVSLFEDHFMRWRPVAGQTVAANA from the coding sequence ATGCCAGCGCTCGTTCTTGATCCGCGCAACCGCCTGCTGGTCCTGGTCACGCGCCTGCTGCTGCTGGCGGGGGCGGTGTTCCTGTGGTGGCTGGGGACCAGCCAGCAGTGGCTGTCCACGTTTTTCTTCGGCGACCCCGTCGGGGTGGCGGTACGCATCGTCACCTGGTTCACCAGCGGGTCGATCTTCATCCACCTGTACACCACGCTGATCGAAACGCTGCTGGCGTTCGTCATCGGCACCGTGCTGGGCCTGGCCTGCGGCTTGTGGCTGGCGCTGAATCCCTTCCTGGCGGTGGTCACGGACCCGTTCATCAAGGCCTTCAACTCCATGCCGCGCCTGATCTTCGCGCCCATTTTCGCCCTGTGGTTCGGGCTGGGCATCTGGTCCAAGATCGCGCTGGGCGTCACGCTGGTGTTCTTCGTGGTGTTCTTCAACGTGTTCCAGGGCGTGCGCGAAGTCAGTCCGGCGGTGCTGTCCAACACCCGCATGCTGGGCGCGAGCTCGCGCCAGCTGATGCGGCATGTCTACATGCCGTCGGCCATGAGCTGGGTGTTCTCCAGCCTGCACAACGCCGTGGGCATCGCCTTCGTGGGCAGCGTGGTGGGCGAGTACCTGGGCTCCGAAAAAGGTGTGGGCTATCTGATCCTGCTGGCCGAAGGCGTGTTCGACATCAATTCCGTGATCGCCGGCATCCTGCTGCTGACCGTCTTCGCGCTGGTGCTGGACACCGCCGTGTCGCTGTTCGAGGACCACTTCATGCGCTGGCGGCCGGTGGCCGGCCAGACGGTGGCGGCCAACGCCTGA
- a CDS encoding SDR family NAD(P)-dependent oxidoreductase: MQTNAIHLNGRVAVVTGGAQGIGLTVVRRFLESGARVAIWDVNADALAKVKKELGGAGHDVHTEHVDIADYASVEAGVAGTLRALGKLEILINNAAIVGPNTTLAEYPLDQWRKVIDVDVNGTFYCCRAVAPIMVAQKYGRIVNVASIAGKEGNPNAAAYSSAKAAVIAMTKSLGKELAAHDIAVNCVTPAVARTPGAMEQQSPEHIAYMLSRIPRGRFLELHEAAAMIAWLSSEENSFTTGAVFDLSGGRATY, translated from the coding sequence TTGCAAACGAATGCCATCCATCTGAACGGCCGCGTGGCCGTGGTCACCGGCGGCGCCCAGGGCATCGGCCTGACGGTGGTGCGCCGCTTCCTGGAATCCGGCGCGCGCGTGGCGATATGGGACGTCAACGCCGATGCACTGGCAAAGGTGAAAAAGGAGCTGGGTGGCGCGGGCCATGACGTGCACACCGAGCATGTCGATATCGCCGACTACGCCAGCGTGGAAGCCGGCGTGGCGGGCACCCTGCGCGCGCTGGGCAAGCTGGAAATCCTGATCAACAACGCGGCCATCGTGGGCCCCAACACCACCCTGGCCGAGTATCCGCTGGACCAGTGGCGCAAGGTCATCGACGTCGACGTCAACGGCACCTTCTATTGCTGCCGCGCCGTCGCCCCCATCATGGTGGCGCAGAAGTACGGCCGCATCGTGAATGTGGCCTCCATCGCCGGCAAGGAAGGCAATCCCAACGCGGCGGCGTATAGCTCGGCCAAGGCGGCGGTGATCGCCATGACCAAGTCGCTGGGCAAGGAACTGGCCGCCCACGATATCGCCGTCAACTGCGTGACCCCGGCCGTGGCCCGCACGCCCGGCGCCATGGAGCAGCAGTCGCCGGAGCATATCGCCTACATGCTCAGCCGCATTCCGCGCGGCCGCTTCCTGGAGCTGCATGAGGCCGCCGCGATGATCGCCTGGCTGTCCAGCGAAGAGAACTCCTTCACCACGGGCGCCGTCTTCGACCTGTCCGGCGGACGCGCGACGTATTGA
- a CDS encoding fumarylacetoacetate hydrolase family protein: MKLLRYGARGQEKPGLLDAQGRIRDLSGHIADIGGAALLPETLARLRAVDPASLPLVPGTPRLGPCVTGTGKFICIGLNYSDHAAETGATVPPEPIIFMKATSAITGPGDPIEIPRGAEKTDWEVELGVVIGKPAKYVAERDAMAHVAGYCLINDVSERAFQAERQGQWTKGKSADTFGPIGPWLVTPDEIADPQALPMWLEVNGHRYQNGSTATMVYGVRYLVSYLSQFMSLQPGDIISTGTPPGVGLGQNPQVYLKAGDVVTLGIEGLGTQRQDVVQG; this comes from the coding sequence ATGAAGTTGCTACGCTACGGCGCCAGGGGCCAGGAAAAGCCCGGACTGCTGGACGCCCAGGGCCGCATACGCGATTTGTCCGGCCACATCGCCGACATCGGCGGGGCCGCGCTGCTGCCCGAGACCCTGGCCCGCCTGAGGGCCGTCGACCCGGCCAGCCTGCCGCTGGTCCCCGGCACGCCGCGCCTGGGACCCTGCGTGACGGGCACCGGCAAGTTCATCTGCATCGGGCTGAACTATTCGGACCATGCGGCCGAAACCGGCGCCACCGTGCCGCCGGAGCCCATCATTTTCATGAAGGCGACCAGCGCCATCACGGGGCCCGGCGACCCCATCGAAATCCCGCGCGGCGCCGAGAAAACCGATTGGGAAGTGGAGCTGGGCGTGGTCATCGGCAAGCCGGCCAAGTACGTCGCGGAACGCGACGCCATGGCGCATGTGGCGGGCTATTGCCTGATCAATGATGTGTCCGAACGGGCCTTCCAGGCCGAGCGCCAGGGCCAGTGGACCAAGGGCAAGTCGGCCGACACGTTCGGCCCCATCGGGCCCTGGCTGGTGACGCCCGACGAGATCGCCGACCCGCAGGCGCTGCCGATGTGGCTGGAAGTCAACGGCCACCGCTACCAGAACGGCAGTACCGCGACCATGGTGTACGGCGTGCGCTATCTGGTGTCCTACCTGTCGCAGTTCATGTCGCTGCAACCCGGCGACATTATTTCGACCGGCACGCCGCCCGGCGTGGGCCTGGGGCAGAACCCCCAGGTCTACCTGAAGGCCGGCGATGTCGTGACCCTGGGTATCGAGGGCCTGGGCACGCAGCGCCAGGACGTGGTCCAAGGCTGA
- a CDS encoding ABC transporter substrate-binding protein encodes MTMRFAAASLSLALLAGAPAATRAQGTPEKPKLHLAAAGVGFPYLPFVIASSRGYFKQAGLDVDIGVYSGGAKALQALMGGSADFVAGAYSNTITMAVKGQKLVSFAIQANCPGFVFGVTKASRDKIKSYADLKGKRIGVSSPGSSFHMGVNYLLSRAGVKPDEVSIIGVGSSSGAVAAARSGQVDAMMSNDPVATILQDSGDLFPLAAMRSPQSTQQTLGGNYPEAAIYSTKDFIDKNPHTVQAITTAIVRAEQWLAQATPEQVAAAVPPEYALADKEVFAQAFTNMRACLSRDGVMTDEAARTVRNVLAAFDPAIAQAKIDLDATYTNRFVQQVPRQ; translated from the coding sequence ATGACCATGCGTTTCGCCGCGGCGTCGCTTTCCCTGGCATTGCTGGCCGGCGCGCCGGCGGCCACGCGGGCACAGGGCACGCCCGAAAAACCCAAACTGCACCTGGCCGCCGCCGGTGTCGGTTTCCCCTACCTGCCCTTCGTGATCGCCAGCAGCCGCGGCTACTTCAAGCAGGCGGGGCTGGATGTCGACATCGGCGTGTACAGCGGCGGCGCCAAGGCCCTGCAGGCCCTGATGGGCGGCAGCGCGGACTTCGTGGCGGGCGCGTATTCCAACACCATCACCATGGCCGTCAAGGGCCAGAAGCTGGTGTCCTTCGCGATCCAGGCGAACTGCCCCGGCTTCGTCTTCGGGGTGACCAAGGCCAGCCGCGACAAGATCAAGTCCTATGCCGACCTGAAGGGCAAGCGCATCGGCGTCAGCTCCCCGGGCTCCAGCTTCCATATGGGCGTGAACTACCTGCTGAGCCGCGCCGGCGTGAAGCCCGACGAAGTCTCCATCATCGGCGTGGGCTCCTCGTCCGGCGCCGTTGCCGCCGCGCGCAGCGGGCAGGTGGACGCCATGATGTCCAACGATCCTGTCGCGACCATCCTGCAGGATAGCGGCGACCTGTTCCCGCTGGCGGCGATGCGCAGCCCGCAATCCACGCAGCAGACGCTGGGCGGCAATTATCCGGAGGCGGCCATCTATTCCACCAAGGATTTCATCGACAAGAACCCCCATACCGTGCAGGCCATCACGACCGCGATCGTGCGCGCCGAGCAATGGCTGGCCCAGGCGACGCCCGAGCAGGTGGCCGCCGCCGTGCCGCCCGAGTATGCGCTGGCCGACAAAGAGGTATTCGCCCAGGCGTTCACCAACATGCGCGCCTGCCTGTCACGGGACGGCGTCATGACGGACGAGGCCGCCCGCACGGTGCGCAACGTCCTGGCCGCTTTCGACCCCGCCATCGCGCAGGCGAAGATCGATCTGGACGCGACTTACACCAATCGTTTCGTGCAGCAGGTGCCCAGGCAGTGA